In Elusimicrobiaceae bacterium, one genomic interval encodes:
- a CDS encoding type Z 30S ribosomal protein S14 produces MATFAWMAKMRKPQKFAVRFRNRCQVCGRPRGYYRDFGLCRICLRKMAHEGLIPGLRKSSW; encoded by the coding sequence ATGGCAACATTCGCCTGGATGGCAAAAATGCGCAAGCCGCAGAAATTCGCAGTGCGATTCCGCAACCGGTGTCAGGTTTGCGGGCGGCCCAGAGGATACTACCGGGACTTCGGCCTCTGCCGTATATGTCTCCGCAAAATGGCCCACGAGGGATTAATCCCCGGGCTCAGGAAATCTAGCTGGTAA
- the rpsH gene encoding 30S ribosomal protein S8, whose protein sequence is MDPIADLLTRVRNAAMKRKERVDIPFSKMKLEIVRVLKDEGYIANYKEIPAAEGKPRGTVRVFLKYSEGNDGLIGGLKRISRPGCRIYRSYLDIPKVRGPFGISILSTSKGVMSDADAKANKVGGEVLCQVW, encoded by the coding sequence ATGGATCCGATAGCAGATCTTCTTACAAGAGTTCGCAACGCCGCGATGAAGAGAAAGGAGCGGGTGGATATTCCGTTCTCGAAAATGAAACTGGAGATAGTCCGCGTACTTAAAGACGAGGGTTATATAGCCAATTACAAGGAAATCCCGGCCGCCGAAGGCAAACCGCGCGGCACGGTTCGGGTATTTCTGAAATACTCCGAAGGCAACGACGGCCTGATCGGCGGCCTGAAGAGAATTTCCCGGCCGGGCTGCAGAATTTACCGGTCATATCTTGATATTCCGAAGGTCCGCGGACCTTTCGGCATTTCAATTCTTTCCACATCCAAAGGTGTGATGTCCGACGCCGACGCCAAAGCCAACAAGGTGGGCGGCGAGGTCCTCTGCCAGGTGTGGTAG
- the rplF gene encoding 50S ribosomal protein L6, producing the protein MSRVGKKPITIPAKVKVTINGPEIKAEGPLGSLIFTLPQHISATVDGNTVLVKKDGDAKQLDAMFGTARARINNLVNGVSSGFEKALIVNGLGYRAQIQGKKVNMELGFSHPILLDIPHGLSVEFDAKNSKLVIKGADKALVGDFAASIRRLRPPEPYKGTGIRYEDEHVARKAGKAAASGKK; encoded by the coding sequence ATGAGCAGAGTAGGCAAAAAACCCATCACGATACCTGCAAAGGTTAAGGTGACGATAAATGGTCCCGAAATAAAGGCCGAAGGGCCGCTGGGCAGTCTGATTTTCACATTGCCCCAGCACATCAGCGCCACGGTGGACGGCAATACCGTTCTTGTAAAAAAGGACGGCGACGCCAAGCAGCTCGACGCGATGTTCGGGACGGCAAGAGCGAGGATTAATAACCTTGTTAACGGAGTCTCGTCCGGATTTGAGAAGGCTCTCATTGTAAACGGCCTCGGTTACCGGGCTCAGATACAGGGCAAGAAAGTCAATATGGAGCTGGGTTTTTCGCACCCGATCCTGCTGGACATTCCGCACGGTCTGAGCGTGGAGTTCGACGCCAAGAACAGCAAGCTCGTCATTAAAGGCGCGGATAAGGCGCTTGTGGGTGATTTTGCGGCGTCAATCCGCCGGTTGCGCCCGCCGGAACCCTATAAGGGCACGGGTATCCGCTACGAAGACGAGCATGTTGCCCGCAAGGCAGGCAAAGCGGCCGCCAGCGGCAAGAAGTAA
- the rplR gene encoding 50S ribosomal protein L18 has product MRTNQERYQFRKDRVHRQLSTNGSNRPRLSVYRSLRYIYAQVIDDATGKTIAAASTLAPELKGKFKTSEKSIEAATALGELIARKAIDAGVKEVCFDRGARIYHGRVKAVAEGARKAGLTI; this is encoded by the coding sequence ATGAGAACCAATCAGGAACGATATCAGTTCAGAAAAGACCGTGTTCACCGTCAGCTTTCCACGAACGGTAGCAACAGGCCGAGACTCAGCGTATACCGCAGTCTTCGTTACATCTATGCGCAGGTGATTGACGACGCGACGGGCAAAACCATCGCGGCGGCCTCCACTCTGGCGCCGGAGCTTAAAGGCAAATTTAAGACTTCCGAGAAAAGCATAGAAGCCGCGACCGCGCTTGGCGAACTGATCGCCAGGAAAGCCATTGATGCGGGCGTTAAGGAAGTTTGTTTTGACCGCGGCGCGCGGATCTACCACGGGCGGGTCAAAGCCGTGGCGGAAGGCGCGCGCAAAGCCGGCCTCACCATATAA
- the rpsE gene encoding 30S ribosomal protein S5: MSEKALNRNETKPKTGPVGGGSLRKQVTNPVEEAVEKTTVVNLSRTSKVVKGGKRFSFRALVVVGKGNGEVGVSIGKANQVQLAIQKASLHAKRNMIKFPLKADSIPHEIIGHFGAGKVWMKPAAPGTGVIAGAGVRAVLEAAGVKDVLAKSLGSNNAFNMVYATLEALKQLKSRDAVNASRGKAA; the protein is encoded by the coding sequence ATGTCTGAAAAGGCGCTTAACAGAAACGAAACAAAACCCAAAACCGGCCCAGTCGGCGGCGGTTCCCTGCGCAAGCAGGTGACCAATCCGGTCGAAGAGGCGGTTGAGAAAACCACGGTCGTAAACCTGTCCCGCACATCGAAGGTAGTAAAGGGCGGCAAGAGATTCTCTTTCCGCGCGCTGGTGGTGGTGGGCAAGGGCAACGGCGAAGTGGGAGTGTCAATCGGCAAGGCGAACCAGGTGCAGCTGGCCATCCAGAAAGCATCGCTTCACGCCAAGCGGAACATGATAAAATTCCCGCTGAAAGCGGACTCTATTCCGCACGAGATTATCGGGCATTTCGGAGCCGGCAAGGTGTGGATGAAGCCCGCCGCGCCCGGCACCGGCGTTATCGCCGGAGCGGGAGTGCGGGCGGTGCTGGAGGCGGCCGGAGTCAAGGACGTGCTGGCCAAGAGCCTTGGCAGCAACAACGCGTTCAATATGGTCTACGCGACCTTAGAAGCGCTTAAACAGCTTAAAAGCCGCGACGCGGTCAACGCGTCGCGGGGCAAAGCCGCCTAA
- the rplO gene encoding 50S ribosomal protein L15: MIGLNTLSPMKGSTHRKKRVGTGRGSGHGEHSTRGLNGQSSRSGNGPKESKEGGQMPLFRRIPKSGFSNRKFAISCEWVNLSVIAGKFEKGAVVTPETMKEKGLVCCACRVKVLGGGELSHPLEISAHGFSKSAREKIEKAGGSAIVITEKN; this comes from the coding sequence ATGATCGGACTCAATACTCTTTCACCTATGAAAGGTTCCACCCACCGGAAAAAACGCGTGGGCACCGGCCGGGGTTCAGGACACGGGGAGCACAGCACCCGCGGTCTTAACGGCCAGTCCTCGCGGTCCGGTAACGGCCCCAAGGAGTCAAAGGAAGGCGGTCAGATGCCGCTGTTCCGGCGTATTCCGAAAAGCGGGTTCTCAAACAGGAAGTTCGCCATTTCTTGCGAATGGGTGAATCTCTCCGTCATTGCCGGCAAGTTTGAAAAAGGCGCAGTCGTCACACCGGAAACCATGAAGGAAAAGGGTCTGGTCTGCTGCGCCTGCAGAGTGAAGGTTTTGGGCGGAGGGGAACTTTCCCACCCGCTTGAAATCAGCGCGCATGGCTTTTCGAAATCCGCCAGGGAAAAAATCGAAAAAGCCGGCGGCTCTGCCATTGTAATTACCGAAAAAAACTGA
- the secY gene encoding preprotein translocase subunit SecY, producing MNLFRIPELKKRMLFVLIALAVYRAGAAIPIPGINSEALRSLFDANRNNLLGFLDIFSGGALGKFSILSMGVMPYINASIIMSLLSGAHVIPYLDRLSKEGELGRRKVNQITRVFTLVLAAFQSFGLTMALSHMPTPGNVPIVIDPSPLFFFTTVLTLTTGTLFVMWLGEQMTENGIGNGISLIIFAGIVDRIPSGILNLVRLVQADEIGIVFALVMAVAIFGIMGFVIWVETAQRKIPVQYAKRQVGRKMVGGASSYLPLKVDQSGVIAVIFAISLLMLPMTIMQFNPTAAWAQSLMDYFNSGGFLYEAAYAALIVFFCYFYNSVSINPKELADNMKKWGGFIPGIRAGDPTASHIEWILNRITFGGALFVVLIAIVPDVLRQKYALPFSFGGTTLLIVVGVALDTIGQLEAHLLMRNYEPMMKGQRIRGRWFNVGSQ from the coding sequence ATGAACCTGTTCCGTATACCGGAACTGAAGAAGCGGATGCTTTTCGTGCTCATCGCGCTGGCGGTTTACCGGGCTGGGGCGGCAATCCCCATTCCCGGCATAAACAGCGAGGCGCTGCGTTCGTTATTTGACGCGAACCGGAACAATCTTCTGGGTTTCCTGGATATTTTTTCGGGCGGCGCGCTGGGCAAGTTCTCGATACTCTCGATGGGCGTGATGCCGTACATCAACGCCTCGATCATCATGAGCCTGCTTTCGGGCGCGCACGTCATCCCGTATCTCGACCGCCTGTCGAAAGAAGGCGAGCTGGGCCGGCGCAAAGTCAACCAGATAACCCGGGTGTTCACGCTTGTGCTGGCGGCGTTCCAGAGTTTCGGGCTGACGATGGCGCTGTCGCATATGCCGACTCCGGGCAATGTGCCGATCGTGATAGATCCGTCGCCGCTGTTTTTCTTTACGACGGTGCTTACGCTGACCACCGGCACGCTGTTTGTAATGTGGCTGGGCGAACAGATGACGGAAAACGGAATAGGAAACGGCATTTCGCTGATTATTTTCGCGGGTATCGTGGACAGGATTCCGTCCGGCATTCTTAACCTAGTGCGGCTGGTGCAGGCGGATGAAATCGGGATAGTGTTTGCGCTGGTTATGGCGGTTGCCATATTCGGAATCATGGGTTTTGTGATCTGGGTTGAAACGGCCCAGCGCAAGATTCCCGTGCAGTACGCCAAGCGTCAGGTGGGCCGGAAAATGGTCGGCGGGGCGAGCAGTTATCTGCCGCTCAAAGTGGATCAGTCGGGCGTTATCGCGGTAATCTTCGCGATTTCACTGCTGATGCTGCCTATGACGATCATGCAGTTTAATCCGACCGCGGCCTGGGCGCAAAGCCTTATGGATTATTTCAATAGCGGCGGGTTCCTGTATGAGGCGGCATATGCCGCGCTTATCGTGTTTTTCTGCTATTTCTATAATTCGGTGAGCATCAATCCGAAGGAACTGGCTGACAACATGAAGAAGTGGGGCGGTTTTATTCCCGGCATTCGCGCGGGCGACCCGACCGCGTCGCATATCGAATGGATACTCAACCGCATCACATTCGGTGGCGCGCTGTTTGTTGTATTGATTGCCATTGTGCCCGACGTTCTGCGCCAGAAATACGCGCTGCCGTTCAGTTTCGGCGGCACGACGCTGCTGATTGTGGTCGGCGTCGCGCTTGACACTATCGGCCAGCTGGAAGCGCATCTGCTTATGCGGAACTACGAGCCGATGATGAAAGGTCAGCGCATCCGTGGCCGCTGGTTTAACGTAGGTTCCCAGTAG
- a CDS encoding adenylate kinase, whose product MNVILLGAPGAGKGTAAPLLCQKLDLRHISTGNIFRDEIARKTEFGLKVQKLISEGNLVPDSMVMDIVTATLRTIRQGFLFDGFPRTVAQATELDAFLKSEGRKIDFAILIDANEDVVVRRIAGRRTCGKCGQIYNVLTGTPPKAENVCDKCGGALRHREDDTETAVRHRMVVYREQTEPLIEYYKTRTNLIAVDGTKTPAEVNGSIFEKIGVVAR is encoded by the coding sequence GTGAACGTGATTTTATTGGGCGCACCCGGTGCCGGAAAGGGTACTGCGGCGCCGTTATTGTGCCAGAAACTGGACCTGCGGCATATTTCGACCGGCAATATTTTCCGTGATGAAATAGCGCGGAAAACCGAGTTCGGGCTTAAAGTGCAAAAGCTCATCAGCGAGGGCAACCTCGTGCCCGACTCGATGGTTATGGACATTGTCACCGCCACATTGCGCACCATCAGGCAGGGGTTTCTGTTCGACGGGTTTCCCCGCACGGTGGCGCAGGCGACAGAGCTGGACGCGTTTTTAAAGTCCGAAGGCAGGAAAATTGATTTTGCCATCCTAATTGACGCGAACGAGGATGTTGTGGTTCGCCGGATCGCCGGCCGCAGAACCTGCGGCAAATGCGGCCAGATTTATAACGTGCTTACCGGCACGCCTCCGAAGGCGGAGAACGTGTGCGACAAGTGCGGCGGCGCGCTCAGGCACCGGGAAGACGATACCGAAACCGCGGTGCGTCATCGCATGGTTGTTTACCGGGAACAGACCGAACCGCTGATCGAGTATTACAAGACCCGGACGAATCTGATCGCCGTGGACGGGACGAAAACACCCGCCGAAGTCAACGGTTCGATATTTGAAAAAATCGGAGTGGTAGCCAGATAA